Below is a genomic region from Terriglobales bacterium.
GGCGAACGGGCGCGTGGGTCGCGCTGGGCGAAGTGAAGCTGCTGGCGCCGGTACAGCCGGGCAAGCTGGTGTGCGTGGGGAGGAACTACCGCGAGCACGCCAAGGAGCTGGGCAACCCGGTCCCCGAGGAGCTGTTGACGTTCCTGAAGCCACCCTCGACCGTCATCGGGCCGGGAGAGAAGATCGTGCGCCCCGCGATCACCCAACGGCTGGACTTCGAGGGGGAGCTGGCCATCGTCATCGGGAAGCAGTGCCGGCACATCCGGGAAGGGGAAGACGTGCGACAGTACATCCGCGGCTTCACCTGCGCCAACGACGTGACCGCCCGCGACATCCAGAAAAAAGACGCGCAGTGGACGCGGGGCAAGGGCTTCGACACCTTCTGCCCGGTGGGACCGGTGGTCACCGACGAGATCGACCCCTGGAAGGGGGTGCGGGTGCAGACGCGGGTGAACGGGGAGCTGAAGCAGGACGGCAACACCGACCAGTTCATCTTCTCCATCGAGCAGATCCTGCGCTACATCACGCGGGTGATGACCCTGTACCCCGGCGACCTGATCCCCACGGGCACGCCGGCGGGAGTGGGGCAGCTCCAGGCGGGAGACACGGTGGAAGTGAGGATCGAGGGAATCGGGAGCCTTACAAACCCTGTCGTAGATGAGAGGGTCTGATTTGTGAATTGC
It encodes:
- a CDS encoding fumarylacetoacetate hydrolase family protein, with the translated sequence MRFCRFLANDGARYGLIESQAGREMVAPIDHTFQAAPRRTGAWVALGEVKLLAPVQPGKLVCVGRNYREHAKELGNPVPEELLTFLKPPSTVIGPGEKIVRPAITQRLDFEGELAIVIGKQCRHIREGEDVRQYIRGFTCANDVTARDIQKKDAQWTRGKGFDTFCPVGPVVTDEIDPWKGVRVQTRVNGELKQDGNTDQFIFSIEQILRYITRVMTLYPGDLIPTGTPAGVGQLQAGDTVEVRIEGIGSLTNPVVDERV